ATAGTAGTAGAGGTAGTGCATATTTTCTTCACGTGTGATTTAAATGATACACAGATGACCCGGAGGTACCTTGGTGAGCCGTAGATGGTCTGCGCTTAACAATGCGTTCTGCACGCACAGTCCTGGAAAGTGTGTGAACTAAATCACCACGATGCACCAACTAGCTGAATAATAGAACTATTGTTTTTTCTGCAGCGGCGACAAACTTTGAAAAGCAATGCGGGCAGAAgcccgtggccacaactatcacAGCTGGGACGCCGTGGTGGTGGTTCAACAAGGAGACTGGAAAATGCGAAAGGTTCTATTACGGAGGCAGCGCCGATAATGAGAACCAATACCTGACGCAAGAGAAGTGCGAAGAGACATGCTTAACGGGCAAACGTGAGCGACcgttttatttttgtaaatgagTTGACTGATTATACCTCTGGTAATCAAAGCGGCACTAATGATTGTTGTGCAGGTTTAAGGCGCACACGTCAAAGTTATGCTTTGATATAGTCAAAGTACTTTAGCGTGATTGCTTCATAGGAGATATGATGTGCCATAGTTGTCAAATTTCTTCATAGGCCTCGCGGTAATTATTGTATTTAGGGGATATGTTCACCACTGCCACCACAAGGTAGTAGATTTTGGCATGCATACTAAGAGAAGTTTCGTTTCATTTAATTTTGCCCCCTAGCCATCCAAAAGTTCCGCGTTGCTGATGACGCCTACATTGGTAACACGGATGAACTCATGGTTGGCAAATTCAGGCAGCTTTTGTTCTCTTTGTCCCCTACTGCTTTTTTTCTCAGAAGTACTAAATTATTCACGCGATCAAATATCTGAATATAGCGAAGTGAGGCACACAGGATTGTAGGAACACAATACTTTACTTCCAAACAAAAGGCTTGCTTTCCAAACATATCTGTGGGCGTACAGCTACTTCGCTATTGTAATAATATGGCTAGCACTGATGGCATATTGGATGTGTGCAGAATGATACTACTTTCAGTAAAATTAGATCGCTGCAGGttttaattttcattttttaaacaaCACAAGCGAACTATATGTTGCACCTGGTCATTGTATATACTTACAGTAATTCCTGAAGGGCAGGACTTCGTCTAGTCGAAACGCGTTTTGCAATGCGATGATCTAAACTATTTTAGTCTACTGCATTCTTATTACTGCAGTCTGCTGCTATGCTGTGCAAAGATTTTGGACAATGTGGTTATTTTTACAGCCGTGTGCCGAAAACCACCGCATCCGGGTCCTTGCCTGGGCTCCTTTCATCGTTTCTACTACGACCAGGAGACCAACTCATGCCGTCCCTTCGTTTATGGAGGATGCCACAGCAACGGCAACAATTTCGAGTCGCCCGTGGAGTGCATGCAATTCTGCGGGTACAAGAAGCCTGAAGTGTATTAGAAATCAGTTCCCTAATAATATTTCTCCAATAACGGTCAGTGCATAGAACCAGGCCAGAAAAAAATGGAAGAGAAATTATCAAAGAAAATCAGCAAGGGACATTGAACAAAGCGTTGTCCGGTGTTTATTGTGCATAATATT
The sequence above is drawn from the Dermacentor andersoni chromosome 7, qqDerAnde1_hic_scaffold, whole genome shotgun sequence genome and encodes:
- the LOC129385489 gene encoding carboxypeptidase inhibitor SmCI-like, yielding MKLYVFLALLCTALAATNFEKQCGQKPVATTITAGTPWWWFNKETGKCERFYYGGSADNENQYLTQEKCEETCLTGKPVCRKPPHPGPCLGSFHRFYYDQETNSCRPFVYGGCHSNGNNFESPVECMQFCGYKKPEVY